A genome region from Chthonomonas sp. includes the following:
- a CDS encoding 4Fe-4S binding protein, whose protein sequence is MSERQFYIDPSRCIGCNACVQACAECDTHPGVSMIHLEQVQRADTVQTTPIICMHCDEPACAMVCPADAIKKTPDGVVQSSLKPRCIGCTNCLFACPFGVPKYDVEVDQMMKCDMCYDRTSIGLKPMCATVCPSGALFYGTPEELAAERSGTPINEFIFGNKKITTKVHLMMPQGTKQLTVKPDAVVRRSDLLTAVRQVES, encoded by the coding sequence GTGAGTGAGCGGCAGTTCTACATAGACCCAAGCCGGTGCATCGGTTGCAATGCCTGCGTTCAGGCGTGTGCCGAGTGCGACACCCACCCGGGCGTCTCGATGATTCACTTGGAGCAAGTTCAGCGAGCAGACACCGTGCAGACAACGCCAATCATCTGCATGCATTGCGACGAGCCAGCGTGCGCGATGGTTTGCCCGGCGGATGCAATCAAGAAAACCCCTGATGGCGTGGTGCAAAGCTCGTTGAAGCCACGATGTATCGGGTGCACAAATTGTCTGTTCGCTTGTCCATTCGGAGTGCCCAAGTACGACGTTGAGGTGGACCAGATGATGAAGTGCGACATGTGCTACGACCGTACTTCCATCGGACTGAAACCCATGTGCGCTACCGTGTGCCCATCCGGCGCTCTGTTCTACGGGACGCCCGAAGAACTCGCCGCCGAACGCTCAGGAACCCCGATCAACGAGTTCATATTTGGCAACAAGAAGATCACAACCAAGGTTCACCTGATGATGCCCCAAGGAACAAAACAACTCACGGTTAAACCCGATGCGGTCGTTCGTCGATCTGACCTTTTGACCGCCGTGCGACAAGTGGAGAGTTAA
- a CDS encoding alginate export family protein, with product MPILPDHMDNSDLHIKPILEFRARYERRMDADFQPDRRDNRSNLLLRGRVGLQLSKDGVTGRIVYQHASSLNWLPAGNGIAIRSDLLEANVSFKNGATTYTVGRQRFGLGNRRLIGELEWNNVANALEGLKVEDRSWTFFLMRAGVLPAPSKNLVLSGVTFKRASNTTAFIIKVDDAKGVDQTRYTLSNEGTIKPNTKSTLNYQIAFQAGHQDGKSVHAWAANGRYGKEITPKVEAYSELNVASGGSSNRVNATFDQLYPSGHDRLGLMDTTGWKNIVSAAAGLKFKPSANSSLRLSYTWLQLYDKHDAWYGVGGAINSFGTTLYRDPTGNSGRDIGQEFSLDYSSTMANGLTLSSGAGVFLPGRFVKSFGGGRSGNQTFGYFMLGWKF from the coding sequence ATGCCGATTCTTCCTGACCACATGGACAATAGCGACCTTCATATAAAGCCGATTCTGGAGTTTCGAGCCAGGTACGAGCGGCGCATGGATGCGGACTTTCAGCCTGACCGGCGTGATAATCGAAGCAACCTGTTGCTCCGAGGTCGAGTCGGTCTGCAATTGAGCAAAGACGGTGTCACGGGCAGAATCGTGTACCAGCACGCAAGCTCACTCAACTGGCTTCCCGCTGGAAACGGTATCGCGATCCGGAGCGATCTTCTTGAGGCCAACGTCAGCTTCAAGAATGGAGCGACTACCTACACTGTTGGGCGGCAACGTTTCGGGTTGGGCAATCGAAGGCTCATCGGCGAACTCGAGTGGAACAATGTCGCCAACGCTTTAGAGGGCCTTAAGGTTGAGGATCGATCTTGGACCTTCTTCCTGATGCGTGCGGGCGTATTGCCAGCTCCCTCGAAGAACTTAGTTTTGTCGGGAGTCACCTTCAAGAGGGCGTCCAACACTACGGCCTTCATCATCAAGGTTGATGATGCGAAGGGGGTAGATCAAACTCGGTATACGCTTTCGAATGAGGGAACGATTAAGCCGAATACGAAATCGACCCTGAATTATCAAATCGCCTTCCAGGCGGGTCATCAGGATGGGAAAAGCGTGCATGCTTGGGCGGCAAATGGAAGGTACGGGAAGGAAATCACGCCAAAGGTAGAGGCGTACAGCGAACTTAACGTTGCCAGCGGCGGCAGTAGCAACCGAGTCAATGCCACTTTTGATCAGCTGTACCCCAGCGGACATGATCGACTTGGATTAATGGACACAACTGGGTGGAAGAACATCGTTTCTGCGGCCGCTGGGCTGAAGTTCAAGCCAAGCGCAAATTCGTCGCTGCGGCTCAGCTACACCTGGTTGCAGCTTTACGATAAGCATGATGCTTGGTACGGAGTAGGCGGAGCGATCAATTCCTTTGGCACAACGCTTTACAGAGATCCAACCGGCAACTCCGGTCGCGATATTGGGCAAGAGTTCAGCCTGGATTACTCTTCGACGATGGCCAATGGTTTAACCTTGAGTTCTGGCGCTGGCGTTTTTCTTCCGGGCCGATTTGTGAAGTCCTTCGGTGGAGGCAGATCGGGAAATCAGACCTTCGGCTACTTCATGCTCGGTTGGAAATTCTAA